The genomic stretch GCGAATCCCGAATCCGGCGGGACAGGCCTATAGATATCCTCGTCAGCCCAATTGGGGATGACGTGGATCTTCTCCGGAGGAACACCCTTGGCGACCAAGTTGCGCTTGAAACCGGGCGAAATAACAGTGATCGCTGTAGCATGACGATAAATGAATTGCGCCAACTCACCCAACCATTTAGCGACCAATTCCGAAGACATCATACCACTAGCTACCACGGTTTCAGGCCACATGTCCTGGATCTCATAAACAAACGGGACATGTCGCAGCAAGCTAATCCACAGGGCCGGGATACCCACTGTGAGAGGCGGGTGATAGACCCACATCACGTCAGCAGCACCGCAAAGCACCGGCCCCATCAGAGAGGCAGAAGCCGCGAAACTGATGTAATTCAGTATCCGACGCACTGCCGAGTGGCTATGGTCAGGATACAATGGCACACGTAGCACTCGAACCCCATCCCTCTGCTCCCACTGCCAAAGCCGTTGACGGTAGCCCGGATAAGTGCGCCCCTGCGGGTAATTGGGGAAACCAGTAATAGATGTGACCTGATGACCTCGCGCCATCAGATCCCTGCCTAACAGGTGAACCTTGATGTCCGGTTCAGGGACATACCATTGAGACAAAAGCAAGACCCGCATCCTTTACATCCCCAATGCCTTTAGAAATAGCTCCCGATTAGCCCGAACCAGATCGGGATTCTCCGAGAAGCTC from Bacillota bacterium encodes the following:
- a CDS encoding glycosyltransferase family 4 protein gives rise to the protein MRVLLLSQWYVPEPDIKVHLLGRDLMARGHQVTSITGFPNYPQGRTYPGYRQRLWQWEQRDGVRVLRVPLYPDHSHSAVRRILNYISFAASASLMGPVLCGAADVMWVYHPPLTVGIPALWISLLRHVPFVYEIQDMWPETVVASGMMSSELVAKWLGELAQFIYRHATAITVISPGFKRNLVAKGVPPEKIHVIPNWADEDIYRPVPPDSGFAVQHGLSGRFNIIYAGNMGTAQALSNVIEAANLLRDLPDIQFVFIGDGVEEPALRQKVYERRLENVRFLGRQPAAEMPRFYALADALLVHLKRDPLFEITIPSKTLAYLACGRPILAAVSGDAADVVRDAGAGVVCYPEDPEALAAAVRKLYEMSPPEREAMGQAGRAAYLANYTRQVLLNRYEELLTEVARTRAGRLHI